Below is a window of Streptomyces sp. WMMB303 DNA.
GCTCGACCAGCACACCGGTGGCGTTGTCGGCGGCGATGCGGGTGATGACCGCGCCGTTCTCGGCGGTGCGGCTCTCGCGCTTGGCCACGCCCTTCTGGCCCTTGACGCGCAGGACCTCGACGGCCTTGTCGACGTTGCCCTCGGCCTCGTCCAGCGCCTTCTTGCAGTCCATCATGCCGGCGCCGGTCAGCTCCCGGAGCTTCTTGACGTCGGCGGCGGTGTAGTTCGCCATGGTCTGTGAATCTCTTCTCGGAAAGTCGGTGAGGTTGGTTCGGAGTCACACGGGACCGGCTCAGCTCACGGCTGGACGGCGGGGGCACCCGGCCCCCGCCGTCCCACCGCGGACCTGTGGGCCCACGTGATCCACGTGACCCGTGGGTCAGCCCTGCTGCTCGGCGGGGGCCGCCGCCTGCTCGTCCTCGGCAGCGGTACCGGCGGCCTCAGCGGCGGGCTGAGCCTCGGCCTCGGCCTCGGCGGGCTTCTCCGCCTCGGCAGCCGGCTTCTCGGCGGCCTTCTCGCCCTCGAGGAGGTCACGCTCCCACTCGGCCAGCGGCTCACCGGCGGCCTTCTCGCCCTTGCTCTCGCCGGAGCCCCCGGACGAACGGGCGATGAGGCCCTCCGCCACGGCGTCCGCGATCACGCGGGTCAGCAGAGTGACGGAGCGGATCGCGTCGTCGTTGCCCGGGATCTTGTAGTCGACCTCGTCGGGGTCGCAGTTGGTGTCGAGGATCGCCACCACCGGGATGTTGAGCTTGCGCGCCTCGCCGACGGCGATGTGCTCCTTCTTGGTGTCCACGATCCAGACGGCGCTGGGCACCTTCTGCATCTCGCGGATACCACCGAGGGTCTTCTCCAGCTTGGCCTTCTCGCGGGAGAGGACCAGCAGCTCCTTCTTGGTGAGGCCGGAGGCGGCCACGTCCTCGAAGTCGATCTGCTCCAGCTCCTTGAGGCGCTGCAGCCGCTTGTAGACCGTCGAGAAGTTGGTGAGCATGCCGCCGAGCCAGCGCTGGTTCACGTAGGGCATACCCACGCGGGTGGCCTGCTCGGCGATGGCCTCCTGGGCCTGCTTCTTGGTGCCGACGAACATGATGGAGCCGCCGTGGGCGACGGTCTCCTTGACGAACTCGTAGGCGCGGTCGATGTACGACAGCGACTGGAGCAGGTCGATGATGTAGATGCCGTTGCGCTCGGTGAAGATGAAGCGCTTCATCTTCGGGTTCCAGCGACGGGTCTGGTGCCCGAAGTGGACGCCGCTCTCCAGCAGCTCCCGCATCGTGACGACGGCCATGGCCGTTCTCCTTGGTGTACTCGGTTGTCGTCAGCGGAGGCCGGACGCCCCCGCTTGCCTGACGCCCCGACGCGCCGCCCGGAGGGTTCCGGCGTGGAGACCGGGACCGTTCCTGGGACCGAGATGCGCGGCCACCGGGTGAGGGTGGCGGGGCGTGCGAAGTCAGCCCGGTCACCCGGGCCGCACCAGCAGTGTACGGGACCGCGGAGGGGCGCCGCGCCCGCCGGGGGCCGGGCGCCGTACCGCGGGCGTCGGGCACCGAAGGTCCGCGGGGGACCGGGGCGCGGAGTCGGTTCCGGGGCCGGACGCCGCCCGGCGCGGGCCCCTCGCACGGATGACGAGCGCGGAAGGCCAGCAGCCGCTCCCCGTGCCGCCCGGCGCCCTCACCTCCGGCGCCACACCCCGATCCCCTCATCGGGGTGACGGAGCTGTCCACAATCGGCCGGTTGTCCACAGCCCCGGACCATGATCCCCGCGCAACGGCGAACCGGGTCACCGTTCTGCCATGGAACAGCCTCCCTTCCCCGGCGACGACTCGGGCCGCGCCCTCCCGGTCTCGCGGCCTTCCCGTTCCCGCGCTCCGCACCGACGGGGAGCGCGACGGGGAGCGGCCCGCGCCGCCGGGCACGCGGCGCGGGCCGTTCTCCTGCTGGGGCTGCTGGGGCTGCTGGTCCTGCTGAGCTCCCTTCCCGATGTGAGCACGATGACCGCACCCGCCGCGGCCCGCGCGGTGGAGCCGTCCGCCGCCACGGATGCCCGCGAGGCCGTGAGAGCGGGGGGCGGGCCGAGCCACGCGTCCGGAGACCGCGATCCCCCGGGCCGGGAAGCGGACCTCCCGGTGGCCGGGCGGGCCTGGCCGGTCCGGGGAAGAGGCGGTGCCGGGAGGCCGCTGGTGCTGCGCGGCTGGGATCCACCGCCCGAACCGTGGTCGGCGGGCCACCGCGGGGTCGACCTCGCCTCCGGCGCCGGGCAGCCCGTACGCGCGGTGGCGGCGGGCCGGGTCTCGTTCGCCGGACGGGTCGCGGGGCGGTGGGCGGTCTCCATCGAGCTCAGCGGCTCGGGACGGCCTCCGCTGCGGACGACGTACCAGCCGGTGCGGCCCTCCGTGCACAAGGGCGAGCAGGTGCGGGCCGGTCAGCGGGTGGGCACACTCCTGCGCGGCACTCACTGTCCGCGCACGTGCCTGCACTGGGG
It encodes the following:
- the rpsB gene encoding 30S ribosomal protein S2, with protein sequence MAVVTMRELLESGVHFGHQTRRWNPKMKRFIFTERNGIYIIDLLQSLSYIDRAYEFVKETVAHGGSIMFVGTKKQAQEAIAEQATRVGMPYVNQRWLGGMLTNFSTVYKRLQRLKELEQIDFEDVAASGLTKKELLVLSREKAKLEKTLGGIREMQKVPSAVWIVDTKKEHIAVGEARKLNIPVVAILDTNCDPDEVDYKIPGNDDAIRSVTLLTRVIADAVAEGLIARSSGGSGESKGEKAAGEPLAEWERDLLEGEKAAEKPAAEAEKPAEAEAEAQPAAEAAGTAAEDEQAAAPAEQQG